A single region of the Thermotoga profunda AZM34c06 genome encodes:
- a CDS encoding NADH-ubiquinone oxidoreductase-F iron-sulfur binding region domain-containing protein gives MLSSVRQAIEFIEKQKEKRNEKLRDLSIYVCVGTGCTAKGAMKIYNEFQRILEKEGLIDSVKLSKLEEHESPLKRTGCCGRCSNGPLVNILPHGYFYAHVTVDDVSKIVEKTIKRGEPVEELLLFDPTTNQRVKTLEETTLYENQNFYIMEDIGKCECDNIEDYMARGGYSSLIKVLSQMKPEEIVEMVKASGLRGRGGGGFPTGLKWEAAKNSKAEKKFVVCNGDEGDPGAFMNRTLLERDPHLVLEGMIIAGYTIGAQKAYAYIRAEYPIAIHMFQKAIDDAKRLGLLGENILGTGFSFDVEIKEGAGAFVCGEETALLASIEGKRGMPRPRPPFPAQSGLWGYPTLINNVETYANIPRIIRDGVEKYRKLGVTNSPGTKMFSVTGPLKVTGIIEVQFGTTLRKIIYDICGGLVNGEEFKAVQIGGPSGACLSKEFLDMPLDYDTLRSADAMVGSGGIVVITKRTCMVEVARFFLDFTKRESCGKCIPCREGTMQAYTILEKFTKGKATKQDLENLEFLAKLIKTTSLCGLGKTAPNPIISTLKLFRDEYIAHLNGVCPSGTCTAFKKYTINEQICKGCGLCARSCPQGAITGERGKPYKIDQEKCLKCGLCVEKCKFKAIEIL, from the coding sequence ATGCTCAGTAGTGTTAGACAAGCAATCGAATTCATAGAAAAGCAGAAAGAAAAAAGAAATGAAAAACTACGTGATCTTTCGATTTATGTGTGTGTCGGAACAGGTTGTACGGCAAAAGGTGCAATGAAAATCTACAACGAGTTTCAAAGAATTCTTGAGAAAGAAGGACTCATAGACTCAGTCAAATTGTCAAAACTCGAAGAGCACGAAAGTCCTTTAAAAAGAACTGGTTGCTGTGGAAGATGTTCGAATGGACCACTTGTAAATATACTGCCTCATGGTTATTTCTATGCTCATGTCACCGTAGATGATGTTTCAAAGATTGTTGAAAAAACCATCAAACGTGGTGAACCTGTTGAAGAACTTCTTTTATTCGATCCAACAACAAATCAGCGTGTAAAAACTCTTGAAGAGACAACTTTATACGAAAACCAGAATTTTTACATCATGGAAGATATTGGAAAATGTGAATGTGACAACATAGAAGATTACATGGCAAGAGGTGGGTATAGTTCACTTATAAAAGTCCTATCTCAAATGAAACCAGAGGAAATAGTTGAGATGGTCAAAGCGTCTGGACTCAGAGGCAGGGGTGGTGGAGGTTTTCCAACGGGATTGAAATGGGAAGCCGCAAAAAATAGCAAGGCAGAGAAAAAATTCGTGGTTTGTAACGGTGACGAAGGAGACCCTGGGGCATTCATGAATAGAACTCTTCTTGAAAGAGATCCACATCTGGTATTAGAAGGTATGATCATTGCCGGTTATACCATAGGTGCACAGAAGGCATACGCATACATCCGAGCAGAGTACCCCATCGCAATTCACATGTTTCAAAAAGCAATAGACGACGCTAAGAGATTGGGACTTCTTGGTGAAAACATTCTTGGTACAGGTTTTTCATTTGATGTAGAGATCAAAGAAGGTGCCGGCGCATTTGTGTGCGGTGAAGAAACCGCCCTTCTTGCATCGATAGAAGGCAAAAGGGGAATGCCAAGACCAAGACCACCATTTCCAGCGCAATCTGGTTTATGGGGATACCCGACATTGATAAACAACGTTGAAACCTATGCGAATATACCGAGAATCATAAGAGATGGTGTTGAAAAATACAGAAAACTCGGTGTTACCAATTCACCTGGTACAAAGATGTTCTCAGTCACTGGACCTCTTAAAGTAACAGGAATCATCGAGGTTCAGTTTGGTACCACCCTGAGAAAGATAATCTATGACATCTGTGGTGGGCTTGTCAATGGTGAAGAGTTCAAAGCCGTACAAATAGGTGGACCATCTGGAGCATGTTTGTCCAAAGAATTTCTCGACATGCCACTCGACTATGACACATTGAGATCTGCAGATGCAATGGTTGGTTCTGGTGGAATCGTCGTTATAACAAAAAGAACTTGCATGGTAGAAGTTGCAAGATTTTTCCTGGATTTCACAAAGAGAGAATCATGTGGAAAATGTATACCGTGTCGCGAAGGAACAATGCAGGCATACACAATCTTGGAAAAATTCACCAAAGGCAAAGCCACAAAACAAGACCTTGAAAACCTCGAATTTCTCGCGAAACTGATCAAAACAACTTCACTATGTGGTCTCGGAAAGACTGCACCAAATCCGATAATAAGCACCTTAAAACTTTTCAGAGATGAATACATAGCGCACTTGAATGGCGTGTGTCCAAGTGGTACTTGTACCGCATTCAAGAAATACACAATCAACGAACAAATATGCAAAGGCTGTGGATTATGTGCAAGATCTTGTCCACAAGGTGCAATAACAGGTGAAAGGGGTAAACCATACAAAATAGATCAAGAAAAATGTTTAAAATGTGGTTTGTGCGTTGAAAAATGCAAATTCAAGGCTATAGAAATTCTTTAG